A window from Deinococcus sp. Leaf326 encodes these proteins:
- a CDS encoding replication initiator protein A → MTTDRPTRFDELNLSRLNLISAVDQADVSEWDVTYEAQGRVVRVRCEALPKYAVPHGLDSDVTAALINLYIELKEPEDGRFSVSATALIKLCGWHNTGKYHATLRQCLERLHTSSYSVSGGWRDHPRGRWTHAKFHFIESLDFSSADSSGSFDERTMISGRLADAIVASIRSGYVKPLDSEFMLSLSRPRTRALYRILDGARYDPQRPDERVDTLEVNLINWADQCKIPSTIPGNIRRALASPHEELVKRGYLRDVTLTGRGRDQMIRYEFVREFTPMDPVLSRRFRTYGVADGVARRLVREVGQPFLTESMDRFDRLVRAGVLVVKKSKAAALIHLIQNPDEYPYPSAAPSARSPVPSEPSPKAARMEPLLALPSVREEFLGLDPTQAAEKALGRLGVHYRKLLSVSELDRLRHAIVQGRLDAAELLDEAMGAVARLEKETFAQRLRAQLPAD, encoded by the coding sequence GTGACGACCGACCGACCAACCCGCTTCGACGAACTGAACCTCTCCCGACTCAATCTGATCTCGGCCGTGGACCAAGCTGATGTCAGCGAGTGGGACGTGACCTACGAGGCGCAGGGCCGGGTGGTGCGGGTCCGCTGCGAGGCTTTGCCTAAATATGCCGTGCCACACGGCCTGGACAGCGATGTGACGGCGGCGCTCATCAACCTGTACATCGAGCTGAAGGAGCCTGAGGACGGCCGCTTCTCGGTCAGTGCCACAGCCCTGATCAAACTCTGCGGCTGGCACAATACCGGCAAATACCATGCCACCCTGCGTCAGTGCCTGGAACGGTTGCACACCTCGTCCTACAGCGTCAGTGGGGGCTGGCGTGACCACCCACGCGGCCGCTGGACCCACGCCAAATTCCATTTCATCGAATCGCTGGATTTCAGTAGTGCCGACAGCAGCGGCTCCTTCGACGAGCGCACCATGATCTCGGGCCGCCTGGCTGACGCCATCGTGGCAAGCATCCGCAGCGGCTACGTCAAGCCGCTCGACTCGGAATTCATGCTCTCGCTCTCGCGCCCCCGGACTCGCGCCCTGTACCGGATTCTTGACGGCGCGCGTTACGACCCGCAGCGTCCTGACGAGCGGGTAGACACCCTGGAAGTCAACCTGATCAACTGGGCGGACCAGTGCAAGATTCCAAGCACCATCCCCGGCAACATCCGGCGCGCCCTGGCCTCGCCGCACGAAGAGCTGGTCAAGCGCGGATATCTGCGCGACGTCACCCTCACGGGGCGGGGCCGCGACCAGATGATCCGGTACGAGTTCGTGCGCGAATTCACGCCGATGGACCCGGTGCTCTCGCGGCGCTTCCGGACCTACGGCGTAGCCGACGGTGTGGCCCGCCGGCTGGTGCGCGAGGTGGGTCAGCCCTTTCTGACCGAGTCGATGGACCGCTTCGACCGTCTGGTCCGGGCAGGGGTGCTCGTGGTCAAAAAAAGCAAAGCGGCGGCCCTTATCCACCTGATCCAGAATCCGGACGAGTACCCCTATCCCAGCGCTGCACCCTCGGCGCGATCCCCTGTCCCATCTGAGCCATCCCCTAAAGCGGCCCGCATGGAGCCTCTGCTGGCCCTTCCCAGCGTCCGGGAGGAGTTCCTAGGCTTAGACCCTACGCAGGCCGCCGAGAAGGCTCTGGGGCGCTTGGGAGTCCATTACCGCAAACTGCTGAGCGTGAGTGAACTCGACCGCCTGCGTCACGCCATCGTTCAGGGCCGTCTCGACGCGGCTGAGCTGCTTGACGAGGCGATGGGGGCCGTTGCCCGACTGGAGAAGGAAACCTTTGCCCAGCGCCTGCGCGCGCAGCTTCCGGCCGACTGA
- a CDS encoding NAD-dependent succinate-semialdehyde dehydrogenase — protein sequence MTTPMSIRDSVTRSQAYFAGEWHETPASFEVIHPGNLESIGAVADCTPDDARRAIDAAEVALRGWRAVNPYERGQVLRRWHDLMFTHKEQLARLMTLEMGKPISETRGEVHYAASFVEWCSEEASRIVGERVAMRLSHKRGFSSAEPVGIVYAVTPWNFPAGMITRKAAPALAAGCVMILKPAEQSPMTALYLAELWLAAGGPPDTLQVLPTSDAAALTAPMMDDPRVRKLTFTGSTAVGRLLYTQAAKTIKRVSLELGGHAPFLVFGDADLERATREIMASKFRNAGQTCISTNRIYVQREVAAELTRLLSDQAGRLTLGDPLLDSTQVGPVVEQAGLDKVRAQVEDALSRGARAVVGGEATGGLYFQPTVLTDVAPDSLILREETFGPVAPVVVFDTEEEALALANASEYGLAAYAYTRDLSRAWRVAEALEYGIVGINDGVPSAAAPNVPFGGMKNSGVGREGGHWGLDEYLETKFVSLGL from the coding sequence ATGACCACCCCGATGTCCATACGCGATTCCGTCACCCGCAGCCAAGCCTACTTCGCCGGAGAGTGGCATGAGACGCCAGCCTCCTTCGAGGTCATTCATCCGGGCAACCTGGAGAGTATCGGCGCAGTGGCCGACTGCACGCCCGACGATGCGCGGCGGGCCATTGACGCGGCCGAGGTGGCCCTGCGCGGCTGGCGGGCCGTGAACCCTTACGAACGTGGGCAGGTGCTGCGCCGGTGGCACGACCTGATGTTCACCCACAAGGAGCAGCTCGCCCGCCTGATGACCCTGGAGATGGGCAAGCCGATCAGCGAGACTCGCGGCGAGGTGCATTACGCCGCCAGTTTTGTCGAGTGGTGCTCGGAAGAGGCCAGCCGCATTGTCGGCGAGCGGGTGGCGATGCGCCTGAGCCACAAGCGCGGGTTTTCGAGCGCCGAGCCGGTAGGGATCGTATACGCGGTGACGCCCTGGAATTTTCCGGCGGGCATGATCACCCGCAAGGCGGCGCCCGCACTTGCCGCCGGGTGCGTGATGATCCTCAAACCGGCCGAGCAGAGTCCCATGACGGCTCTGTATCTCGCCGAGCTTTGGCTGGCGGCTGGCGGCCCGCCCGATACCCTACAGGTGCTCCCGACGAGCGACGCGGCCGCCCTGACCGCGCCGATGATGGATGACCCGCGGGTACGCAAGCTGACCTTCACCGGCAGCACGGCGGTGGGGCGGCTGCTGTACACCCAGGCGGCGAAGACCATCAAGCGGGTGTCGCTGGAACTCGGCGGCCACGCACCCTTCCTGGTGTTCGGGGACGCCGATCTGGAACGCGCCACGCGCGAGATCATGGCCTCGAAGTTCCGCAATGCCGGGCAGACCTGCATCAGCACCAACCGGATCTACGTGCAGCGCGAGGTGGCCGCTGAGCTGACCCGGCTCCTGAGCGACCAAGCCGGCCGCCTGACCCTGGGCGATCCTCTGCTCGACAGCACCCAGGTCGGGCCCGTAGTCGAGCAGGCGGGGCTGGACAAGGTGCGTGCCCAGGTCGAGGACGCCCTGTCGCGCGGGGCGCGTGCAGTGGTGGGCGGCGAGGCGACAGGCGGCCTGTACTTCCAGCCGACCGTCCTGACCGATGTGGCCCCGGACAGCCTGATCCTGCGAGAGGAGACTTTCGGGCCGGTGGCCCCGGTGGTGGTCTTCGATACCGAGGAGGAGGCTCTGGCTCTGGCAAATGCCAGCGAGTACGGGTTGGCTGCCTACGCCTACACCCGCGACCTGAGCCGGGCCTGGCGTGTGGCTGAAGCCCTGGAGTACGGCATTGTAGGCATCAACGACGGCGTGCCGAGTGCGGCGGCCCCCAATGTTCCTTTCGGCGGTATGAAGAACAGCGGTGTGGGCCGCGAGGGCGGGCACTGGGGCTTGGACGAGTACCTGGAGACGAAGTTCGTCAGCCTGGGCCTTTAA
- a CDS encoding SIS domain-containing protein → MTADLPPSSARPLMLREAAEAPGVIARQPILNHQVNAGLLAALRDTPPAYAVTLARGSSDHASTFLKYALETALGLPVASLGPSVHTLYGARLRLRGALVMAVSQSGAGPDVVETLEMAREAGALTVALVNVEDSPLAAAAQFVVPLRCGEEQAVAATKSYLASLSALLPIIAQLGGDVALQDALDRLPAVLEQTLALEDQARELARHYRNEERLIVLSRGLHWGIGQELALKLQETGGIQAGAYSAAEFSHGPKRLLTGGVRLLGLTSADAAWPATQGAYEALRGDGAALLTLGPAQGSTLATPPSGHPLTDPLVSVLAGYLFAGHLSLHRGLDPDAPPLLSKVTRTR, encoded by the coding sequence ATGACCGCAGACCTACCCCCCTCCTCTGCCCGTCCACTGATGCTGCGCGAGGCGGCCGAGGCCCCCGGCGTCATCGCCCGGCAGCCGATCCTGAACCACCAGGTAAATGCCGGGCTGCTTGCGGCGCTGCGGGACACCCCGCCGGCCTACGCGGTCACGCTCGCGCGTGGTAGCAGCGACCACGCCTCGACCTTTCTCAAGTACGCCCTGGAAACCGCGCTGGGCCTGCCCGTGGCCAGCCTGGGGCCGAGCGTGCATACGCTGTATGGGGCACGGCTACGTCTGCGGGGCGCCCTGGTCATGGCCGTCTCACAGTCGGGCGCGGGGCCGGACGTGGTCGAGACCCTGGAGATGGCCCGCGAGGCCGGTGCCCTCACCGTCGCTCTCGTCAACGTCGAGGACAGCCCGCTGGCCGCCGCTGCCCAGTTCGTGGTGCCGCTGCGCTGCGGCGAGGAACAGGCCGTGGCCGCCACCAAGAGCTACCTCGCCAGCCTGAGCGCCCTCCTGCCGATCATCGCCCAGCTCGGCGGCGACGTGGCCCTGCAAGATGCCCTGGACCGCCTCCCGGCCGTGCTGGAACAGACCCTGGCGCTAGAGGATCAGGCGCGCGAACTGGCCCGGCACTACCGCAACGAGGAGCGCCTGATTGTGCTCTCGCGCGGCCTGCACTGGGGCATAGGGCAGGAACTGGCGCTGAAGTTGCAGGAGACGGGCGGCATCCAGGCCGGGGCCTACAGCGCCGCCGAATTCAGCCACGGTCCCAAACGCCTCCTGACAGGCGGCGTGCGCCTGCTGGGCCTCACCTCGGCCGACGCCGCGTGGCCGGCCACCCAGGGGGCCTATGAGGCCCTGCGGGGCGACGGCGCCGCTCTGCTCACCCTCGGCCCGGCCCAGGGCAGCACGCTGGCCACCCCCCCCAGCGGCCATCCGCTGACTGATCCGCTCGTCAGCGTCCTGGCCGGCTACCTCTTTGCCGGGCACCTCTCGCTGCACCGTGGCCTAGACCCCGACGCCCCTCCCCTCCTAAGCAAGGTGACCCGTACCCGCTGA
- a CDS encoding serine protease has product MTRFSLPVLTLGALLFTACGNVQTVSVADLPVAASTQALPTESQTVISADRAFGNLSEQIVYGTVTSVSTRPYQVSVTPQSELSGGWCGGTLLSSEWVLTAAHCVEGQSTSSMRVRAGINNLTRTEGQQRSASRIILYPGRSSSSDAYDIALIKVSSAFTLGSTVRPAALPGSSAESALDVNGKSATVSGWGRTESGGYSNTALREVTIPITPTGSDCGSRPGNTICGKYSGGKDSCNGDSGGPLAAPLNGKTYVLGVVSYGPTECRGYGVYTRVNGYINWIAQQTGIEAQ; this is encoded by the coding sequence ATGACACGGTTTTCTCTGCCTGTTCTGACTCTCGGTGCCCTCCTGTTCACCGCCTGTGGCAATGTCCAGACGGTCAGTGTTGCCGACCTGCCGGTCGCGGCCAGCACCCAGGCCCTGCCCACCGAGTCCCAGACGGTGATCAGTGCCGACCGGGCCTTCGGAAATCTCTCGGAGCAGATTGTGTACGGCACGGTCACCAGCGTAAGTACCCGCCCCTATCAGGTCAGCGTCACGCCGCAGTCGGAATTGTCCGGGGGCTGGTGCGGTGGCACCCTCCTGAGCAGCGAGTGGGTGCTGACGGCAGCCCACTGCGTCGAGGGTCAGAGCACCAGCAGCATGCGCGTGCGCGCCGGGATCAACAACCTGACCCGCACGGAGGGCCAGCAGCGCAGCGCCTCGCGGATCATCCTCTACCCCGGCCGCAGCAGTTCCAGCGACGCCTACGACATCGCCCTCATCAAGGTGAGCAGCGCCTTCACGCTGGGCAGTACGGTGCGGCCTGCCGCCCTGCCCGGCAGTAGCGCTGAAAGTGCGCTCGACGTGAACGGCAAATCGGCGACCGTCAGTGGTTGGGGCAGGACCGAGAGCGGCGGCTATAGCAATACGGCGCTGCGCGAGGTCACCATTCCCATCACGCCGACCGGCAGCGACTGCGGCAGTCGCCCCGGCAACACCATCTGTGGCAAGTATTCGGGCGGTAAGGATTCGTGCAACGGAGACAGCGGCGGCCCGCTGGCGGCGCCTCTGAACGGCAAAACTTACGTGCTGGGTGTCGTGAGCTACGGCCCGACGGAGTGCCGGGGCTACGGGGTCTATACCCGAGTGAACGGCTACATCAACTGGATTGCCCAGCAGACTGGCATCGAGGCGCAGTAA